Part of the Candidatus Aegiribacteria sp. genome, CTGCCACTGAAGAACGAAAATTAATATTCCCGGCCGACAGGAAGAACATATTGTCGCTGGACACTGCCACAAACGATTGGTAAGGGCTTGGCTGATACTTGTGCATGTTATTCAGGGCGTTTGCTTGAAAAGAAGATACTTGACTTTTCTGAAGTGACACTATAGTATCATTATTATGAAAACCGAAATTGTCACGAAGTTAAAAAGAGAAGCCACGAAAATCCTGGCCGATTTGCACGAAACTCGAGAACCCATATTGATAACCGAACATGGAAAGCCATCAGCATATTTAATCGATGCAGATGATTTTGAAATGATGCAAGAACGAATGCAAATTTTGGAAGG contains:
- a CDS encoding type II toxin-antitoxin system Phd/YefM family antitoxin; the encoded protein is MKTEIVTKLKREATKILADLHETREPILITEHGKPSAYLIDADDFEMMQERMQILEGISRGERAILENHTLSKTEAKRAMKKWLD